Proteins from a genomic interval of Paenibacillus sp. FSL R5-0623:
- a CDS encoding sugar ABC transporter substrate-binding protein, which translates to MRTKWSMKSNRLTKRLAVLSMSALMVAALAACGSSSNPPTAEEAGKYEVTPGDPFSAYKDEITVTMGRVTTANPKLPAGDTYENNAYTRLVKDTFNAKITDQFEANGEDYSRQVSLAIASGELPDMMRVDSKDELKELVDNDLIEDLTSIYDQYATDNIKQMYDSYDGRALDNATIDGRLMGLPATSLDSAPTMVWVRQDWLDLLGIQLDADGDGAISLNEVEQTALEFLKRDPGQSGNPVGIPFVNTMNTTDYNGSAYTMLGVASTEGAFPQYWMNGEDGKIVYGSTTEETKKMLGTMADWFKNGIMDPQFGTRTFDDITALYANGQSGIAFGPWHIPDWGLISAKQMDKNAKFSAYTLEDANGKVNVAHANPSNQFIVVRKGYEHPELAVKIVNLFYDKLANDKDVATTMPEAAKYQETGVDGSTRPFNIEVNSATSLLDDYSDVVRGIKGEITLDEVRTTESKNNIGSIKTYLSDMDTDDVTAWSKYHSRINGVGLIDKLTQENKFVWMTPAFSGTTPSMKQTWANLTKLEQESFIKIVTGSEPLDYFDTFVSNWKKQGGDQVIQEIEDEIASKQ; encoded by the coding sequence ATGAGAACAAAATGGTCTATGAAAAGCAACCGGTTGACGAAGCGTCTCGCTGTGCTGTCCATGTCTGCCTTGATGGTTGCAGCCCTAGCGGCATGTGGGAGCTCTTCCAATCCTCCTACTGCAGAGGAAGCAGGCAAATATGAGGTAACGCCGGGAGATCCGTTCAGTGCCTATAAAGACGAAATCACAGTAACCATGGGACGAGTAACCACAGCCAACCCGAAACTGCCGGCTGGAGATACCTATGAGAATAATGCGTATACCCGGCTGGTCAAAGACACGTTTAACGCCAAGATTACAGATCAATTTGAAGCCAATGGCGAAGATTATAGCCGTCAAGTTTCACTCGCCATCGCATCCGGGGAATTGCCTGACATGATGCGCGTCGATTCCAAAGATGAACTGAAAGAATTGGTGGATAATGACCTGATTGAGGATCTGACGTCCATTTACGATCAATATGCCACAGATAACATTAAGCAGATGTACGATTCCTATGATGGACGGGCATTAGACAATGCAACAATCGATGGACGTTTGATGGGCCTTCCGGCGACTTCCCTGGATTCCGCACCAACGATGGTTTGGGTCCGTCAAGATTGGCTGGATCTGCTGGGGATTCAACTTGATGCAGACGGAGATGGCGCCATTTCACTGAATGAAGTGGAGCAAACAGCGCTGGAATTCCTGAAAAGAGATCCTGGCCAATCCGGAAACCCGGTAGGCATTCCATTTGTGAACACGATGAATACAACAGATTATAATGGCTCTGCTTATACGATGCTGGGTGTGGCCTCAACCGAGGGAGCCTTCCCGCAATATTGGATGAATGGTGAAGACGGCAAAATCGTGTACGGTTCCACAACAGAAGAAACGAAGAAAATGCTGGGTACCATGGCGGATTGGTTCAAGAATGGCATCATGGATCCGCAATTTGGAACCCGCACGTTTGATGATATTACTGCACTCTACGCCAATGGGCAAAGCGGCATCGCCTTTGGACCGTGGCATATCCCTGACTGGGGACTGATCAGTGCGAAGCAGATGGATAAAAATGCGAAATTCTCAGCTTATACGTTGGAGGATGCAAACGGCAAGGTCAACGTGGCGCATGCCAACCCGTCCAATCAGTTTATTGTGGTGAGAAAAGGATATGAACACCCTGAACTGGCCGTTAAGATTGTAAACCTGTTCTACGATAAACTGGCCAATGATAAAGATGTTGCAACAACCATGCCGGAAGCTGCCAAGTATCAGGAGACTGGGGTAGACGGTTCCACGAGACCTTTTAATATCGAAGTCAATTCGGCTACATCACTGCTGGATGACTACTCTGATGTAGTTCGCGGGATTAAAGGAGAGATTACCCTGGATGAGGTTCGAACAACCGAATCGAAGAACAATATCGGAAGCATCAAAACCTATTTGAGTGACATGGATACGGATGATGTGACTGCTTGGTCAAAATATCATTCGCGGATCAACGGAGTTGGACTGATCGACAAACTAACACAAGAAAACAAATTTGTATGGATGACACCTGCTTTCTCTGGCACTACACCAAGCATGAAACAGACGTGGGCCAATCTGACGAAGTTGGAACAGGAATCGTTCATCAAAATTGTAACGGGTTCAGAACCTCTCGATTACTTCGATACATTCGTGAGTAACTGGAAGAAACAGGGTGGTGATCAAGTCATTCAGGAAATTGAAGACGAAATCGCATCGAAACAATAA
- a CDS encoding ABC transporter permease subunit, which produces MKQGNLKARGRLSPGAMYHMMMLPGILFLLVFSYVPMVGIITAFQDYIPAKGMFGSEFVGLKHFMYMFKLPDIAQVVSNTLVIAIGKILLGTMMAIIFSVLLNEIRVKYVKKSVQTIVYLPHFLSWVVLASVVVNMFSLDGIVNQMLAFFGLENINFLGSNTWFQPLIIGTDVWKEFGYSSIVYLAAITSIDPGLYEAAGMDGASWWRKVWHITLPGMLPIILLMGVMSLTNILSAGFDQVYNLYNPVVYESGDILDTYVYRIGLVGRQYSFGTAVGLFKSVIGIVLLLSANQLAKKYTDRKIF; this is translated from the coding sequence ATGAAACAGGGGAATTTGAAAGCGAGAGGGCGGCTCAGCCCAGGTGCCATGTACCATATGATGATGCTTCCGGGTATTTTGTTTTTGCTTGTATTCAGCTATGTTCCAATGGTTGGTATCATTACGGCGTTTCAGGACTATATACCGGCCAAGGGCATGTTCGGCTCCGAATTTGTTGGCCTGAAGCATTTTATGTATATGTTCAAGCTGCCGGATATCGCGCAGGTCGTCAGCAATACGTTGGTGATAGCGATTGGCAAGATTTTGCTTGGAACGATGATGGCCATCATTTTTTCCGTTTTGTTAAATGAAATTCGTGTCAAATACGTTAAAAAATCGGTGCAGACGATCGTTTATCTGCCGCACTTTCTATCCTGGGTTGTACTGGCATCCGTTGTTGTCAACATGTTCAGTCTGGATGGTATTGTGAATCAAATGTTGGCGTTTTTTGGCCTCGAAAATATTAATTTCCTTGGCAGCAACACCTGGTTCCAGCCACTGATTATCGGTACAGACGTATGGAAAGAGTTTGGTTATAGTTCCATCGTCTATCTGGCTGCGATTACGTCGATTGATCCCGGTCTGTATGAAGCAGCAGGAATGGATGGAGCCAGTTGGTGGAGAAAAGTATGGCATATTACATTGCCAGGCATGCTGCCTATTATTCTGCTCATGGGCGTAATGAGTCTGACCAACATTTTGAGCGCCGGTTTCGACCAAGTCTATAATCTGTATAACCCGGTTGTCTATGAGTCAGGCGACATTCTGGATACCTATGTCTATCGGATCGGTCTCGTTGGGCGACAGTATAGCTTCGGTACAGCTGTTGGTTTGTTCAAGTCCGTAATCGGTATTGTCTTGCTCTTGTCTGCCAACCAGTTGGCCAAAAAGTATACGGACAGAAAAATATTCTAA
- a CDS encoding carbohydrate ABC transporter permease: MSYSANFKDRIGRVVIYAIVIMLALVCLLPLWNIVAISFSSSEAVSANAVGLVPVNFTTAAYTKIIDDAQFWRSFGISVLRVALTLVLNMILIILMAYPLSKSKREFKGRNIYMNIMIFAMLFSGGMIPSYLLIKNLDMLNTIWALVLPGAVPIFSVILVMNFFSAVPRALEEAAFIDGANPIQVLFKVYVPVSIPALATVALFSIVGTWNDFFSGLIYMTKVSNYPLMTYIQSLNVNIADLLQAGTNSSELSNLTEISNKNLNAAKIVVAVIPLLLIYPLLQKYFVTGIVVGSVKE; the protein is encoded by the coding sequence GTGTCCTATTCTGCAAACTTCAAAGATCGAATTGGCCGGGTTGTCATCTATGCCATCGTTATCATGCTGGCATTGGTCTGCCTTCTTCCGTTATGGAATATCGTCGCCATTTCATTCAGCAGCAGCGAGGCGGTATCCGCGAATGCTGTAGGTCTCGTTCCGGTCAATTTCACAACAGCGGCTTATACCAAAATTATTGATGATGCACAGTTCTGGCGCTCCTTTGGCATATCCGTTCTACGTGTCGCACTTACCCTTGTGCTTAACATGATTCTGATTATTTTGATGGCTTATCCGCTATCCAAATCAAAAAGGGAATTTAAAGGCAGAAACATTTATATGAATATCATGATTTTTGCCATGTTGTTCAGCGGAGGCATGATTCCGAGTTACTTGCTGATCAAAAACCTGGACATGCTGAATACGATATGGGCACTGGTTCTGCCAGGCGCTGTCCCCATATTCAGTGTCATCCTTGTGATGAATTTTTTCTCTGCTGTACCTAGAGCGCTTGAAGAAGCAGCGTTCATCGATGGAGCGAATCCCATTCAGGTCTTGTTCAAAGTGTATGTGCCTGTGTCCATTCCTGCGCTGGCGACAGTCGCCTTATTCAGTATCGTGGGTACATGGAATGACTTCTTCAGCGGTTTGATCTATATGACCAAAGTCAGCAATTACCCGCTAATGACCTATATTCAGTCCCTTAATGTGAATATTGCCGATTTGCTTCAAGCCGGCACGAATTCCAGCGAACTCAGCAACCTGACTGAAATTTCGAATAAAAACCTGAACGCAGCCAAAATCGTAGTTGCTGTTATCCCGCTATTGCTGATTTATCCCTTGCTGCAAAAATACTTTGTGACTGGCATTGTTGTAGGATCGGTCAAAGAATAA
- a CDS encoding alpha-glucosidase, translating to MENKKWWKETVVYQIYPRSFQDRNGDGIGDLEGIVSRLDYLQELGIGAIWLSPVCKSPQDDYGYDISDYQDIDPMFGSLEDMETLIFEAKKRDIRIIMDLVLNHTSDEHPWFQEAKKGKDNPYHDYYVWRDGVQGTPPNDLGSTFGGSAWEWVPEIGQYYLHLFSVKQPDLNWENPKVRQEIYNMINWWIDKGVGGFRLDVIDLIGKEPDLKITGNGPNLHQYIRELSKETFQKAEDLLTVGETWGATPEIAKLYSNPDGSEFSMVFQFEHISLDEQEGKGKWDLKPLDVMALKKVLSKWQTELKGDAWNSLFWNNHDLPRIVSRWGNDGEFRVESAKMLATLLHGMQGTPYIYQGEELGMTNVQYSIEDYRDIELLNFYKERMGKGYPEQSVMESIYAKGRDNARTPMQWDTSDNAGFTQGEPWIKVNPNYKQIHAEESLNNPESIFHYYRKLIQLRKDHEVIVYGDYELIFPENPDVFAYTRTLNGTTILVVCNFQGYTTELPLQEQLTGSYQLLIANYTGELPESELRPYEARMYLIHD from the coding sequence ATGGAAAATAAAAAATGGTGGAAAGAAACCGTTGTATATCAAATATATCCACGCAGCTTTCAAGATCGTAACGGTGATGGAATCGGTGACTTGGAGGGCATTGTGTCCCGATTGGATTATTTGCAGGAACTCGGCATTGGTGCGATCTGGTTATCACCCGTTTGCAAGTCTCCTCAAGATGATTACGGATATGATATTTCAGATTATCAGGACATCGATCCGATGTTTGGGTCTTTGGAAGATATGGAAACGTTAATTTTTGAAGCCAAGAAACGTGACATTCGAATTATTATGGACTTGGTATTGAACCATACCTCGGATGAACACCCCTGGTTTCAAGAAGCCAAAAAAGGCAAAGACAATCCGTACCATGACTACTACGTCTGGAGAGATGGTGTTCAAGGCACACCCCCGAATGACTTGGGTTCCACCTTTGGTGGTTCAGCCTGGGAGTGGGTGCCTGAGATCGGGCAATATTATTTGCATCTCTTTTCCGTAAAACAGCCCGATCTCAACTGGGAAAACCCCAAAGTTCGGCAGGAGATATATAACATGATCAATTGGTGGATTGACAAGGGTGTGGGTGGTTTTCGCCTTGACGTAATCGACTTAATAGGTAAAGAACCGGATTTGAAGATTACGGGAAACGGGCCTAATCTGCATCAGTATATCAGGGAACTGAGCAAGGAGACGTTTCAAAAAGCAGAAGACCTGCTAACGGTTGGAGAAACATGGGGTGCCACTCCGGAAATCGCCAAACTGTACAGCAATCCAGACGGTAGTGAGTTTTCAATGGTCTTCCAATTTGAACACATCAGTTTGGATGAACAAGAAGGCAAAGGAAAGTGGGATCTTAAACCTTTGGATGTGATGGCATTAAAAAAAGTGCTGTCCAAGTGGCAAACGGAGCTCAAGGGTGATGCCTGGAACAGTCTGTTCTGGAACAACCATGACTTGCCTCGAATCGTGTCACGTTGGGGAAATGATGGAGAATTCAGAGTTGAATCGGCTAAAATGTTGGCGACCCTTCTTCATGGCATGCAAGGTACGCCTTACATATATCAAGGTGAAGAGTTGGGTATGACGAATGTTCAATATTCGATCGAGGATTACCGGGATATTGAATTGCTCAACTTTTATAAGGAAAGAATGGGGAAAGGTTATCCTGAACAAAGCGTGATGGAGTCGATCTACGCCAAGGGACGTGATAATGCACGCACACCTATGCAATGGGATACTTCCGATAACGCGGGTTTTACACAAGGCGAACCTTGGATTAAGGTGAATCCAAATTATAAGCAGATCCATGCCGAGGAAAGTTTGAATAATCCCGAATCCATATTCCATTATTACCGGAAGTTAATCCAATTAAGAAAAGATCATGAAGTCATCGTATATGGTGATTATGAGCTGATTTTTCCAGAGAACCCAGACGTATTTGCTTATACCCGCACGTTGAATGGTACTACAATTCTTGTGGTATGCAATTTCCAAGGATATACGACCGAACTTCCGCTTCAGGAGCAATTAACAGGGTCCTATCAGCTTTTGATAGCTAACTATACTGGTGAACTCCCGGAGAGCGAATTACGTCCATATGAAGCCAGAATGTACCTTATCCATGATTAA
- a CDS encoding alpha-glucosidase, giving the protein MKRVWWKEAVAYQIYPRSFMDSNGDGVGDIRGIISKLDYIQDLGIDLIWICPMYKSPNDDNGYDISDYCSIMDEFGTMADFDQLLNEVHHRGMKLIMDLVINHTSDEHPWFIESRASLDNPKRDWYIWRDGKNGDEPNNWESIFGGSAWEYDEVSGQYYLHLFSKKQPDLNWANQEVRKSIYEMMNWWLDKGIDGFRVDAISHIHKEEGLLDMPIREGVKYVSSFEKHMNVKGIQSYLQEMKENTLSRYDVVTVGEANGVKVEDQEDLRDWICEVRGKFNMVFQFEHLDLWKNSTDRQLDVPKLKNVLTKWQKSLEGVGWNALFIENHDQPRKVSSWGNDTEYWYESATALGAMYFFMQGTPFIYQGQEIGMTNVAFPSIEDYNDIADRNLYQIKREEGMSHEEIMNIIWASSRDNSRTPMQWSSAKEGGFTSGTPWLKVNDNYIHINVEKQLQEPGSILQFYKQMIRLRKEHDSLTYGIYELLMPDHPSVFAYTRTLADQQVLVVINLTEHMVELAEDELGLNFSEIWLTNYENGLLPLVLRPFETIVGLSDNV; this is encoded by the coding sequence ATGAAAAGAGTATGGTGGAAAGAAGCAGTAGCTTATCAAATCTATCCAAGAAGTTTTATGGATTCCAACGGAGATGGGGTTGGTGACATTAGGGGGATCATCTCAAAACTGGATTATATTCAAGATCTCGGTATTGATCTGATATGGATCTGCCCGATGTATAAGTCACCCAATGACGATAATGGTTATGACATCAGCGATTACTGTTCCATTATGGATGAATTCGGCACGATGGCGGACTTTGATCAATTACTGAATGAAGTGCATCACCGGGGCATGAAACTCATCATGGACTTGGTGATCAATCATACCAGTGACGAACATCCGTGGTTTATTGAATCCAGAGCTTCGCTGGATAACCCCAAACGGGATTGGTACATCTGGAGAGATGGGAAGAATGGAGATGAACCAAATAACTGGGAGAGCATCTTTGGCGGTTCTGCTTGGGAATATGATGAAGTCTCCGGACAGTACTATCTCCATCTGTTCTCCAAAAAACAACCGGATTTGAATTGGGCAAATCAGGAGGTTCGGAAATCCATATATGAAATGATGAATTGGTGGCTGGATAAAGGGATTGATGGTTTCCGTGTGGATGCAATCAGCCATATTCACAAAGAAGAGGGTCTCTTGGACATGCCAATAAGAGAAGGCGTCAAATACGTCTCTTCATTTGAAAAGCATATGAATGTCAAGGGAATCCAGAGTTATCTGCAAGAAATGAAAGAGAACACATTATCCAGATATGACGTCGTGACTGTTGGGGAAGCAAATGGAGTAAAGGTAGAGGACCAAGAAGATCTGCGGGATTGGATCTGTGAAGTCAGAGGGAAATTTAATATGGTCTTTCAATTCGAACACCTGGACCTCTGGAAAAACAGCACAGACAGGCAACTGGATGTTCCCAAATTGAAAAACGTCTTGACGAAGTGGCAAAAATCACTGGAAGGCGTCGGCTGGAATGCTTTGTTTATTGAAAATCATGATCAGCCTCGCAAAGTTTCATCTTGGGGAAATGATACGGAGTATTGGTATGAAAGTGCCACAGCACTTGGAGCCATGTACTTTTTCATGCAAGGCACACCTTTCATATATCAGGGGCAAGAGATCGGCATGACAAACGTGGCATTCCCTTCCATAGAGGACTATAACGATATCGCTGATCGAAATTTATATCAGATCAAACGTGAAGAGGGGATGTCGCATGAGGAGATCATGAACATCATCTGGGCTTCGAGTCGTGATAACTCCAGAACGCCGATGCAATGGTCCTCGGCCAAAGAGGGAGGGTTTACCAGTGGTACGCCATGGCTGAAAGTGAATGACAATTACATCCATATTAACGTAGAGAAACAACTCCAGGAACCAGGTTCCATTCTTCAATTTTATAAACAAATGATTCGGTTGCGAAAAGAGCACGATTCGTTGACCTATGGTATCTATGAGCTTCTTATGCCGGATCATCCGAGTGTATTTGCATATACCCGTACACTGGCAGACCAGCAGGTGCTGGTAGTCATCAATCTTACTGAACACATGGTGGAGCTTGCGGAAGATGAGCTTGGGCTCAACTTCTCAGAGATCTGGCTTACCAACTATGAAAATGGCTTGCTGCCACTGGTGTTGCGACCGTTTGAAACTATTGTTGGATTAAGCGATAACGTTTAA
- a CDS encoding GNAT family N-acetyltransferase — MHNVEHEPANKRFFIQDNDDTAAVMTYVISSPELYIIDHTLVENAYRGQGLGDELIKAMVEYARENGIKILPLCPFAKGRFEHISEYADVLHQ, encoded by the coding sequence ATGCATAACGTAGAACATGAACCTGCCAATAAGAGATTTTTTATTCAAGATAACGATGATACCGCTGCGGTGATGACCTATGTAATCTCGAGTCCAGAGCTATACATCATTGATCACACTTTGGTGGAAAATGCTTACCGAGGACAAGGGCTTGGCGATGAACTTATCAAAGCTATGGTGGAATACGCGCGGGAAAACGGTATTAAAATTTTACCTTTATGCCCGTTTGCCAAGGGGCGTTTCGAACATATCTCCGAATACGCGGACGTTCTCCATCAATAA
- a CDS encoding (4Fe-4S)-binding protein, whose amino-acid sequence MNNEKLYYGKDIEVMFNSDVCIHSGICVKGLPAVFDLSKRPWVDPDGDTSDAIARHIDTCPSGALTYKLLEGEYSTKKEDEHA is encoded by the coding sequence ATGAATAATGAAAAATTATATTACGGTAAAGATATCGAGGTTATGTTTAATTCGGATGTCTGCATTCATTCCGGTATTTGCGTAAAGGGCCTCCCTGCTGTTTTTGATCTAAGCAAGCGTCCCTGGGTTGATCCTGATGGCGACACTTCGGATGCCATTGCCCGTCATATTGACACATGTCCAAGCGGAGCATTGACCTACAAGCTTTTGGAAGGTGAATATTCAACAAAGAAAGAGGATGAACATGCATAA
- a CDS encoding methyl-accepting chemotaxis protein — MRQTRKKKMDLRFKLYLIILVPLLAMGGLIIWATIDSSENASLLTMQHNNQQLAVNTASQLGQESELIKTLSSTASEESNEYKSLRDELVKVRLQSGALYVYMYNKTSDGWFYTVDGANWDDTEYSPYGTAMEFNPQIQERLLRGEVVTTGIVDDPTWGQLLSSFTPIKDSQGTVIGYLGIDISAGAVNQVSATSVNNAYRTIIPIFVVVLILSLVMMLFVVRGILRQVRDIKSSLEQVADGNLKVVSTHMTNDQLGDISDLINIMVAQLTNILMGIQQGSNTLQHSSKEISETAQTNQRQSEELSRAIEEIAMGSMKQAEETEHSVQHSENLGKIMDEVGSYVKQFTYTSEQLSSVQVQVTREHEVLLEKGRENAKRVGHQQDISRSLTTQSELASSISGQIHNILKQTQILSLNASIEAARAGEAGKGFAVVAGEMGQLAQQSERSIQEIDEILGSFVQEIHRMGSHFDANMVAVKEQEKQIADCLQAFRQVSRLSTEVHELAQSLDSRTMDMHSIRQELEQNLSYIASATEETSAMAEEVTASAVEQQRSASELSNISGELAGLAGNLKSYSDQFQIEVTK, encoded by the coding sequence GTGAGACAGACTCGCAAAAAAAAGATGGATTTAAGGTTCAAACTGTATTTGATTATTCTGGTTCCGCTACTGGCCATGGGCGGTCTAATCATATGGGCCACCATCGACTCCAGTGAAAATGCATCACTATTGACCATGCAGCATAACAATCAGCAGCTGGCTGTGAATACCGCCTCTCAACTAGGTCAGGAATCGGAATTAATTAAGACATTATCTTCTACTGCTTCAGAGGAGAGCAACGAATATAAAAGTCTTAGGGACGAACTCGTTAAAGTTAGGCTTCAATCGGGAGCCTTGTATGTTTATATGTATAACAAAACTTCGGACGGGTGGTTCTACACCGTAGATGGAGCGAACTGGGACGATACGGAATATAGCCCTTACGGGACTGCAATGGAATTTAATCCCCAGATTCAGGAACGCTTGTTACGCGGTGAAGTCGTCACAACAGGCATTGTAGATGATCCAACCTGGGGACAGCTATTGTCCTCCTTTACACCAATCAAGGATTCGCAAGGTACTGTTATTGGCTATCTGGGCATTGATATTTCTGCTGGAGCAGTGAATCAAGTCTCCGCGACATCCGTGAATAATGCTTATCGGACCATAATCCCGATTTTTGTGGTTGTACTGATTCTTTCTTTGGTCATGATGTTATTCGTAGTAAGAGGCATTCTCAGACAAGTACGCGATATTAAGTCAAGCCTCGAACAGGTTGCAGATGGGAATCTCAAAGTCGTATCCACACATATGACCAATGATCAACTCGGTGACATTAGTGATTTGATTAACATCATGGTTGCCCAATTGACGAACATTCTGATGGGAATACAGCAAGGATCAAATACGTTACAGCATTCATCAAAAGAAATTTCGGAAACCGCTCAGACGAACCAGCGTCAGAGCGAAGAACTTTCCAGAGCAATTGAGGAGATTGCCATGGGTTCAATGAAACAGGCTGAAGAGACAGAACACTCCGTCCAGCATTCAGAGAATCTCGGCAAAATAATGGATGAAGTAGGTTCATATGTGAAACAGTTTACTTATACTTCAGAGCAGCTATCTTCTGTCCAAGTACAAGTAACACGTGAACATGAGGTTCTGCTTGAGAAGGGCCGAGAGAATGCCAAGCGTGTTGGGCATCAACAGGATATTTCCAGGTCTCTGACGACTCAATCCGAACTCGCTTCCTCTATTAGCGGTCAAATTCACAACATTTTAAAACAAACTCAAATACTATCCCTGAATGCTTCAATTGAAGCAGCCCGAGCTGGAGAAGCGGGTAAAGGCTTTGCAGTCGTTGCAGGTGAAATGGGACAGCTCGCTCAACAATCCGAACGTTCGATCCAGGAGATTGATGAGATCCTGGGTTCATTTGTTCAAGAAATACATCGGATGGGCAGTCATTTTGATGCAAATATGGTAGCTGTTAAGGAACAGGAGAAACAGATCGCTGATTGTCTCCAAGCATTTAGACAGGTTAGCCGCTTATCGACCGAAGTGCATGAGTTGGCTCAGAGTTTAGACAGCCGGACGATGGATATGCACTCTATTCGTCAGGAGTTGGAACAGAACCTCAGTTATATTGCTTCCGCAACCGAGGAAACTTCAGCCATGGCCGAAGAAGTCACGGCTAGTGCTGTGGAACAGCAACGGTCGGCGAGCGAACTGTCGAACATCTCCGGGGAACTCGCCGGTCTTGCAGGCAACCTCAAATCATATTCCGATCAATTTCAGATCGAAGTCACTAAATAA
- a CDS encoding VOC family protein: MNFASVRIITDDVNRLVEFYEKITGVSAERPAPVFAELVMPSCTLAIGHSQTVQLFGAGSAVAANNRTVIIEFHVHDVDAEYERLKPFVDEWVKEPTTMPWGNRAVLLRDPDGNLVNLFTPVTEEAILRFSGRL; this comes from the coding sequence GTGAATTTTGCTTCTGTGCGCATCATTACTGATGACGTGAATCGTCTCGTCGAGTTCTATGAGAAAATTACGGGTGTTTCAGCAGAACGCCCTGCACCTGTCTTTGCCGAACTTGTTATGCCATCGTGCACTCTAGCGATCGGCCACTCCCAGACGGTGCAACTGTTTGGCGCTGGTTCCGCTGTGGCGGCCAACAATCGTACTGTCATTATTGAGTTCCACGTCCACGATGTGGATGCCGAATACGAGCGCTTGAAGCCGTTTGTCGATGAGTGGGTAAAGGAACCTACCACAATGCCTTGGGGGAATCGTGCTGTGCTGTTACGCGATCCTGACGGTAATCTGGTTAACCTCTTCACGCCGGTGACCGAGGAAGCAATCCTACGGTTCAGTGGTAGGCTATAA
- a CDS encoding sensor histidine kinase — MKKIIAFMDWSIFSLRFYHYLLLAILILTVPGDSAHVQLEIIWLLAAFLVPILFWFPQLRLNNLWFCITEVILGGSYYVNMTIHSEFISSPDYLLPSLTMGYLLTRKTFWIIPTVFLIPFVFLFNQGYTLNQSMSMGFDNLLFCFIGIWVSFIANAYRQKNALAVEVAHQNRLLSHYAAQVEKLTLMEERSRMSKELHDTLGHSFISLIMSLDAAIALLDHKPAEVKDRLIRLRALAERNLDEMRDVVHEMGEDDNSLFKQISVLADSFAEHTGTNVTLNLPMTEHAMLLKARQAILRMIQESFTNALKHGKASKLNLELSFVEEVLHIVIRNNGKPLDKLEYGFGLTTMKQRIQEIGGKLTLSSSSGATSFTEVRCEIPLNGVMLHAED, encoded by the coding sequence ATGAAAAAAATCATTGCTTTCATGGACTGGAGTATATTCTCGCTTCGTTTTTATCATTACTTGTTGCTTGCCATTCTAATTCTGACTGTGCCCGGAGACTCGGCTCACGTTCAATTGGAGATCATCTGGCTCTTGGCGGCCTTCCTTGTCCCGATCTTATTTTGGTTTCCACAACTGCGGTTGAACAATCTGTGGTTTTGTATTACCGAGGTCATTCTTGGTGGCTCATATTATGTGAATATGACTATCCATTCTGAATTTATCTCCTCGCCTGATTACTTGCTTCCCAGCCTAACCATGGGCTACTTATTGACCAGAAAGACATTTTGGATTATCCCTACTGTTTTTTTGATACCATTCGTCTTCCTATTCAATCAAGGATACACCTTGAACCAGAGCATGAGTATGGGGTTCGACAACTTGTTATTTTGCTTTATTGGTATATGGGTAAGCTTCATAGCTAATGCTTATCGTCAGAAAAATGCCTTGGCGGTTGAAGTTGCACATCAGAACAGGTTGTTGAGCCATTATGCCGCTCAGGTTGAGAAATTAACGTTAATGGAAGAACGCAGCCGTATGTCCAAGGAACTCCATGATACACTTGGGCATTCCTTTATTTCTCTGATCATGAGTCTGGATGCGGCCATTGCTCTATTGGATCATAAGCCTGCTGAGGTGAAAGATAGACTTATTCGCTTGAGAGCGTTAGCCGAGAGGAATCTCGACGAAATGAGAGATGTTGTTCACGAAATGGGAGAAGACGATAATAGCCTCTTTAAGCAGATTAGCGTACTTGCTGATAGCTTTGCAGAGCACACTGGAACGAATGTAACATTGAATCTGCCTATGACAGAACATGCAATGCTTCTTAAAGCGCGACAAGCTATTCTTCGCATGATTCAGGAATCGTTTACGAATGCGCTAAAACACGGAAAAGCGTCTAAGCTGAATTTGGAGCTTTCCTTTGTTGAGGAAGTCTTACATATTGTTATTCGAAATAATGGTAAGCCATTGGACAAATTGGAATACGGCTTTGGCTTGACCACGATGAAGCAACGGATTCAGGAAATTGGAGGTAAGCTTACCCTCTCATCCTCATCTGGAGCCACGTCGTTCACCGAGGTGAGATGCGAAATTCCTTTAAATGGAGTGATGTTACATGCAGAAGATTAG